A DNA window from Mycosarcoma maydis chromosome 12, whole genome shotgun sequence contains the following coding sequences:
- a CDS encoding putative general amino acid permease — MTIPPSLSEKNSPGYGASAVLESQVHSDPSQPVEDHEEHGLQKALKPRHLIFISIGACIGTGIFLGVGGALKNGGPLGLLIGYSLIASVVVAVMLMVCELTTFLPVSGGHIRLAGRFVDPALSAAMGWNYLICWTLILAAELSAAAVLVSYWIPASQINQAVWIAIGSIVVLALNSFSAGVYGEAEFWFASIKVVTIMGLIFTSIYITSSGGPDGGSIGFDYWRDPGPFVQFRGIEGTTGRFLGFFSVLTQASFSMIGAEMLALAAAECRNPRRVLPICLRTVWIRIVFFYIVSVFMIGLIVPSNNTRLGTESTAAASPFVIAMDVARIRVLPHICNSAIITSALSAGCSDLYTTSRALYSLAQKKQAPRIFTRTTKNGVPHYAVGICWLIGCLAYLGSSAGSGAVFNFLVNLTALSGILTWFSIAITYLRFRAGMKAQSIPRSSLPWKSPLSHFAAYWTLLIIGVVLLFSGWEVFRPGKWNSASFFSNYLPLAWFPVFYLGFKVLWKTKIVSAAEMDFVTGIKEIEEDARRCDEEDALNQPTTTMGKIAKYFE; from the coding sequence ATGACAATACCCCCCTCACTTAGCGAAAAGAATTCTCCAGGCTACGGTGCCTCCGCTGTTCTCGAATCCCAAGTCCACTCCGATCCCTCACAGCCAGTAGAAGATCACGAAGAACATGGACTGCAAaaggcgctcaagccaCGCCATCTCATCTTCATCTCCATTGGAGCGTGTATCGGCACAGGCATCTTCCTCGGTGTCGGCGGTGCGCTCAAAAATGGTGGTccgctcggcttgctcaTCGGCTACAGTCTCATTGCGTCCGTTGTTGTCGCCGTTATGCTCATGGTCTGCGAGCTGACGACCTTTTTGCCAGTCTCGGGAGGTCACATCCGTCTGGCAGGACGATTTGTCGATCCCGCACTTTCGGCTGCTATGGGATGGAACTACCTTATCTGCTGGACACTCATCTTGGCCGCAGAGCTGagtgctgcagctgtcCTGGTTTCCTACTGGATCCCCGCATCGCAAATCAACCAGGCTGTTTGGATCGCTATCGGCTCAATCGTCGTTTTGGCCCTCAACTCGTTCAGTGCTGGAGTGTATGGCGAGGCTGAGTTCTGGTTCGCAAGTATCAAGGTTGTCACCATCATGGGTCTTATCTTCACCTCCATCTACATCACCTCTAGTGGTGGTCCGGATGGAGGATCGATCGGATTCGATTACTGGAGAGACCCCGGTCCGTTTGTCCAGTTCCGTGGCATCGAAGGCACCACCGGTCGCTTCCTTGGCTTCTTCTCGGTCCTCACCCAGGCCTCGTTTTCGATGATCGGGGCTGAAATGCTagcgcttgctgctgcagagtGCCGCAACCCTCGTCGTGTCCTTCCGATCTGCTTGCGAACCGTCTGGATTCGAATCGTTTTCTTCTACATCGTCTCCGTCTTCATGATCGGTCTCATCGTCCCTTCCAACAACACCCGTCTCGGCACAGAAAGCACAGCGGCGGCCTCGccatttgtgattgcaaTGGATGTCGCTCGTATCCGCGTGCTCCCCCACATCTGCAATAGTGCAATCATTACAAGCGCCCTCTCGGCCGGTTGCTCTGATCTGTACACCACCTCGCGAGCGCTCTACTCTCTGGCTCAAAAGAAGCAGGCACCCAGAATCTTTACGCGCACCACCAAGAACGGCGTGCCACACTATGCCGTCGGCATCTGCTGGCTCATCGGTTGTCTTGCCTATCTAGGCAGCTCTGCAGGCTCCGGTGCTGTGTTCAACTTCCTCGTCAACCTGACCGCTCTGTCAGGCATCCTTACGTGGTTCTCGATCGCGATCACCTACCTTCGCTTCCGAGCAGGCATGAAAGCTCAGTCCATCCCTCGCTCATCTCTTCCCTGGAAGTCTCCCTTGTCACACTTTGCTGCGTACTGGACACTGCTCATCATTGGCGTTGTGCTCCTCTTCTCGGGATGGGAGGTGTTCCGTCCGGGCAAGTGGAACTCGGCCAGTTTCTTCAGCAACTACCTTCCTCTGGCTTGGTTCCCAGTTTTCTACTTGGGCTTCAAGGTGCTCTGGAAGACCAAAATTGTTAGTGCGGCCGAGATGGACTTTGTAACGGGTATCAAGGAGATCGAGGAAGATGCCAGAAGGtgcgacgaggaggacgcGCTCAACCAGCCCACAACGACCATGGGAAAGATTGCCAAGTATTTCGAGTAA
- a CDS encoding putative copper metallochaperone ATX1 encodes MSQHEYKFHVVMTCSGCSGAVSRVLGKLDGVDSYDVSLENQSVVVKGSAPFETVLEKIKKTGKEVKSSQVIH; translated from the exons ATGAGCCAG CACGAATACAAGTTTCATGTCGTCATGACGTGTTCCGGCTGTTCGGGCGCCGTCTCTCGCGtgcttggcaagcttgacG GTGTCGACTCCTACGACGTCTCCCTCGAGAACCAATCCGTCGTGGTGAAAGGCTCGGCACCGTTCGAAACCGTGCTGGAAAAAATCAAAAAGACGGGCAAGGAGGTCAAGTCCAGTCAGGTCATTCACTAG
- a CDS encoding putative RNA-dependent ATPase, with protein sequence MPSSLEQEVAQRLASSLPNASELLAQRVISLSRSLPSDKAFATAARAFGRFDDSFLVELRSYISSHPEQRPSNSDDFSLSSSHYTAPSESRRERSGLSTLGGEKHVFKAPSTSKSSQSAYELDKLAAAKRSNLNGSASSSKRQRISGAQLSHLVDDHESPTTKLATEEPVFKAPSRPASASQARMRSTANETPSHPGGLSDTAARRLEEHRRKRAMAADASVEAASKGKQATSRTNASGNDSASLRLPANNRVNGDSWRPSDRDGDRRREQHQGRHRDGDERRSQYGKDEPERLERRTWDSTPRNSSHRFDQKDRWTPRRSEDNAASQRSDSHIASIRSAGSRRWDESTSRQGASPTPSNFDHDHGPEDRMWDEDDRQLDRDWYDMEEGGVAADEEHNPFSQYEDMTGQVSAPLAAKKERVTARQAQYNADSDAWERNRLQTSGVGPRTAIDLDNMDEDGESRIHLLVHDLKPPFLDGKTVFTKQLEPINPVKDGLSDMAVFARKGSRLVRETREKAERAKAAGKVAAMGGTTLGNILGIKADDDEDHPVAVPTGVNKGSAHPESESAKTAAEDAAAQPDGKGDSQFAKHLKTSTGGSEFSRTKTLKEQRQYLPAFACREELMKIIRENQVVVVIGETGSGKTTQLAQFLHEDGYTQYGMVGCTQPRRVAAMSVAKRVSEEMECKLGGTVGYSIRFEDCTSSETKIKYMTDGVLLRESLNEADLDRYSAVILDEAHERSLSTDVLMGLLRKILQRRRDLKLIVTSATMNADKFASFYGGAQTFTIPGRTFPVDVLFSKTPCEDYVDSAIKQSLSIHLSHPKGDILVFMTGQEDIEVTCQVITERLSQIDDAPPLLVLPIYSQMPADLQAKIFDASENGERKCIVATNIAETSLTVDGIMYVVDAGYYKLKVYNPKVGMDSLQITPISQANANQRSGRAGRTGSGTAYRLYTEIAFRTELFANTIPEIQRTNLANTVLMLKSLGVSNLLDFDFMDPPPQDTILNSMYQLWVLGALNNVGELTPLGRKMGEFPMEPSLSKMLITSVEYGCSVEMLTIVSMLSVPSVFYRPKERMEESDAAREKFFVAESDHLTLLHVYNQWRNNGYRDSWCSKHFLHSKTLRKAREVRVQLEDIMKTQKLRLVSCATDWDGIRKCITAGYFHQAARSAGIGEYVNCRTGIKMFLHPTSALYGLGYSPEYVVYHQVVLTSKEMMNTVTQVDPHWLAELGGAFYSIKERGSTSHGTRAKRTGDLDKLTSLEHQMMKDREQQKTKERERKEQERRNAAGGGAETPAIATPGATPFRSRTRRFV encoded by the coding sequence ATGCCATCATCtctcgagcaagaggtgGCACAGCGGCTGGCTTCCAGCTTGCCCAATGCTagcgagctgctcgcacAACGTGTCATCTCACTCTCGCGCTCGTTACCATCGGACAAGGCTTTTGCAACCGCTGCCCGTGCGTTCGGCAGGTTCGACGACTCTTTCTTAGTCGAATTGCGCAGCTACATCTCGTCGCATCCAGAGCAGCGCCccagcaacagcgacgATTTCTCTTTGTCATCATCACACTATACAGCCCCGTCAGAATCTCGACGCGAGAGGTCTGGTCTCTCGACCCTTGGTGGCGAGAAGCACGTGTTCAAGGCCCCATCCACATCAAAGTCAAGTCAAAGTGCATATGAACTCGACAAGCTagctgcagccaagcgcTCCAATCTCAACGGTTCAGCCTCGTCCAGCAAACGTCAACGAATCTCCGGCGCGCAGCTCAGCCATCTTGTCGAtgatcacgaatcgccgACAACGAAGCTTGCCACCGAAGAGCCCGTCTTCAAAGCGCCTTCAAGGCCTGCATCTGCTTCGCAGGCTCGTATGcgctccaccgccaacgAGACTCCCAGCCATCCCGGTGGTCTGAGCGACACGGCTGCGCGCCGGTTAGAAGAGCACCGTCGTAAGCGTGCCATGGCTGCTGATGCAAGCGTCGAAGCCGCCAGCAAGGGAAAGCAGGCTACGTCTCGAACGAACGCCAGCGGGAATGACAGCGCCTCTTTGAGGCTACCCGCTAACAATCGTGTGAATGGTGACTCATGGCGACCTTCGGATCGTGATGGTGATCGACGCCGAGAGCAGCACCAGGGTCGCCAtcgcgatggcgatgaaAGGCGCTCGCAGTATGGTAAAGATGAACCGGAAAGGCTCGAGCGACGCACATGGGACTCGACACCGCGCAATTCGTCGCACAGATTCGACCAAAAGGACCGCTGGACACCGCGACGTTCGGAAGACAATGCCGCATCACAACGATCCGACTCACACATCGCATCCATACGATCAGCCGGCTCCCGTCGCTGGGACGAGTCTACGTCTCGCCAAGGGGCTTCACCCACGCCTTCAAACTTCGATCACGACCACGGCCCAGAGGATCGGATGTGggacgaagacgatcgCCAGCTCGATCGTGACTGGTACGACATGGAGGAAGGCGGCGTCGCAGCCGACGAAGAACACAACCCTTTCTCCCAATACGAAGACATGACTGGTCAAGTTTCCGCGCCTCTTGCAGCCAAAAAGGAAAGGGTCACGGCACGCCAAGCTCAGTACAACGCCGACTCGGACGCTTGGGAACGTAATCGATTGCAAACCAGCGGTGTTGGTCCCAGGACTGCCATCGATCTGGACAACATGGACGAAGACGGTGAGAGTCGTATCCATTTGCTCGTCCACGACCTCAAACCGCCATTTCTAGATGGTAAGACGGTCTTTACAAAGCAACTCGAGCCTATCAATCCAGTCAAAGACGGGTTGTCGGACATGGCTGTCTTTGCCCGAAAAGGCAGTCGTCTGGTGAGAGAGACAAGGGAGAAGGCAGAGCGCGCCAAAGCAGCTGGAAAAGTGGCAGCAATGGGCGGAACCACGCTGGGCAACATTCTTGGAATCAAAGcagacgatgatgaggatCATCCTGTCGCTGTGCCCACAGGCGTCAACAAAGGAAGTGCGCATCcagagagcgagagcgcaaaaactgctgctgaagatgctgctgcgcaaccAGACGGCAAAGGCGACTCGCAATTTGCCAAGCACCTCAAGACGAGCACAGGGGGATCTGAATTCAGTCGCACCAAGACGCTTAAGGAGCAGCGACAATATCTCCCGGCGTTCGCCTGTCGCGAAGAGCTCATGAAGATCATCCGTGAGAACCAAGTTGTCGtcgtgattggcgagaCGGGTTCCGGCAAAACCACGCAGCTCGCGCAGTTCCTTCACGAAGACGGCTACACTCAATATGGCATGGTTGGCTGTACGCAACCGCGTCGTGTGGCCGCCATGAGCGTAGCCAAACGTGTCAGTGAAGAGATGGAGTgcaagctcggcggcaCTGTTGGTTACTCGATTCGTTTCGAAGACTGTACCAGCAGCGAAACCAAGATCAAGTACATGACTGACGGTGTGCTGTTACGAGAGAGTCTCAACGAAGCCGATCTGGATCGATACAGCGCCGTGATTCTTGACGAGGCCCACGAGAGATCGCTCAGCACCGACGTGCTTATGGGCCTGCTTCGCAAGATTTTGCAACGAAGGCGCGATCTCAAGCTGATTGTTACTTCGGCTACGATGAATGCCGACAAGTTTGCCTCTTTCTACGGTGGTGCTCAGACGTTTACGATTCCAGGAAGGACATTCCCCGTTGACGTGCTGTTCAGTAAGACACCATGCGAAGATTATGTCGATAGCGCTATCAAGCAATCCCTCTCGATCCATCTCTCGCATCCGAAGGGAGACATTCTCGTGTTCATGACAGGTCAAGAAGATATCGAGGTTACATGCCAGGTCATTACCGAGCGGCTGTCacagatcgacgatgctccaccgctgctggtgctgccaaTCTACTCACAGATGCCAGCGGATCTGCAGGCCAAGATTTTTGACGCAAGCGAAAACGGAGAGCGAAAATGCATTGTTGCCACCAACATCGCCGAAACCTCGCTCACCGTTGACGGCATCATGTACGTTGTCGACGCCGGATACTACAAGCTCAAGGTGTACAACCCAAAAGTGGGGATGGACTCTCTGCAGATCACGCCGATTTCGCAAGCCAATGCGAATCAGCGTTCGGGTCGTGCCGGTCGAACAGGCAGCGGTACAGCATACAGGTTGTACACCGAGATAGCATTCCGTACCGAATTGTTCGCCAACACCATCCCTGAAATTCAGAGGACCAATCTAGCCAACACGGTCCTCATGCTCAAGAGTCTCGGCGTATCCAACCTGCTCGACTTCGACTTCATGGATCCTCCACCGCAAGACACGATTCTCAATAGCATGTACCAGCTATGGGTGCTGGGTGCGTTGAACAACGTAGGCGAGCTGACACCATTGGGACGCAAGATGGGCGAGTTCCCAATGGAGCCGAGTCTCTCCAAGATGCTGATCACGAGCGTCGAGTATGGATGCTCAGTAGAGATGCTGACAATTGTCAGCATGCTATCAGTACCGTCTGTATTCTACCGACCCAAAGAGAGGATGGAGGAGAGTGATGCTGCCAGGGAGAAATTTTTCGTCGCCGAATCGGACCACCTGACGCTTCTACATGTATACAACCAATGGCGGAACAACGGCTATCGTGATTCATGGTGCAGCAAACACTTTCTGCATTCCAAAACTCTCCGAAAAGCACGAGAGGTACGGGTGCAGCTGGAAGACATAATGAAGACGCAAAAGCTACGCCTGGTTTCATGCGCCACGGATTGGGACGGAATTCGAAAATGCATCACTGCCGGATACTTCCACCAAGCGGCAAGATCGGCGGGGATAGGAGAGTATGTAAACTGCAGGACGGGCATCAAGATGTTCCTGCATCCAACGTCGGCGTTGTACGGGTTGGGGTACAGCCCCGAATACGTTGTTTACCACCAGGTGGTGTTGACGAGCAAAGAGATGATGAATACGGTTACCCAGGTGGATCCACATTGGCTGGCCGAACTGGGCGGTGCCTTCTATTCTATTAAGGAAAGAGGCAGTACAAGCCATGGCACGCGGGCAAAACGGACGGGCGACCTGGATAAGCTCACAAGCTTGGAGCATCAGATGATGAAGGATCGAGAGCAACAAAAGACCAAGGAACGGGAGAGGAAAGAACAGGAGAGAAGAAACGCCGCTGGAGGAGGTGCAGAGACGCCGGCGATTGCGACGCCTGGTGCTACGCCGTTTCGTTCTCGAACGAGGCGGTTCGTCTAA